The genomic interval AGTGCGAATGCGCTGTTGAAAAACGCCAAGCGGGTGAATCTTGTGCTACGCAATTTCCGCGATGGTCATTTTCCTGCTCACTTCAGTGAAATCAAGGAGTTATTCGAGGAAATCAAGGCAAGCGAAAGCCCGGATATCATTCTAACCCCTCGGCTAGAAGATCGGCATCAGGATCACCGACTGATTGCGGAAATCACTTGGCAGACCTTTCGGAACCACTTGATTCTCGAATACGAGATTCCAAAGTACGAAGGCGATCTCGGTCAACCTAATTTCTTTGTGCTGCTATCTTCCAAAGTATGTAAGCGTAAATTGAAGCACCTAATGAAACACTTCGGCTCCCAGCGCGCTAAGGCCTGGTTCACAGAAGATACATTTACCTCGATCCTGCGCCTGAGAGGGCTCGAATCGAACGCAGCCGAGAAATTTGCTGAAGCATTTTATTGCAGAAAGCTGGTGATTTGATATGAACTTTGAAAATTCATCAATACTTAGAAGAAAATCCCATGCTTTGATTCCAGGGGGGTGCCACACCTACGCCAAGGGGGACGATCAGTATCCCCAGCTCTCTCCCGGGTTCATCGTCCGGGGGAAGGGCTGCCATGTATGGGATGTGGATGGCAATAAGTTCATCGAATATGGTATGGGGTTGCGAGCCGTCACGCTCGGCCACGCTTTTGAGCCCGTAATTGAAGCGGTGCGTGAGCAGCTTGGCAACGGCGTCAATTTCACGCGGCCCGCTTCGATTGAAGTAGAATGTGCCGAGCAGTTTCTCGAGCTGATAAATACGGCCGAGATGGTCAAGTTTTGCAAGGACGGCTCGGACGCTGTCGATGGGGCTCTGCGCCTGGCGCGAGCTTACACCGGCCGCGACATGGTGGCGATCTGTTCCGACCACCCGTTCTTCTCCACCAGCGACTGGTTTATCGGCACTACGGAAATGAATGCGGGTATTCCGGAAGCGACCCGTCGGTTGATCGTGAAATTCAGGTATAACGATATCACCGGTCTTGAAGCTTTGTTCGCGCAGCATTCAGGAAAGATCGCCTGCGTGATGATGGAGGCAGCGCGCATAGAAGAGCCTCTTCCCGGGTATCTGGAGGGGGTCAAGCGCACTGCGCACGCTAATGGTGCGCTGCTGGTATTTGACGAGATGATCACGGGGTTCCGCTGGCACCTGAACGGCGCCCAAGGCGAGTACGGCGTTACCCCGGACCTGAGCACTTTCGGCAAAGCGCTGGCGAATGGCTTCTCGGTCTCGGCTCTGGCGGGGCGCAGGGAAATCATGCAACTCGGAGGCAATGACCATGACCGTGAGCGCGTATTCCTGCTTTCCACCACCCACGGAGCAGAAACTCATCAGCTTGGCGCAGCGATCGCGACCATGCGCTTCTATCGCGATTATCCCGTTGTGGAAACTCTCTATACGCGCGGCGCGCGCTTGCGCCAGGGCTTCAAACACGCTGTCGAAGAAAACAACCTTGTCGGATATGTCGACCTCGTCAGCCGCGATTGCAACCTGTTGTTCGGCACGCGGGATGCCGATAAACGGCCGAGCCAGATGTTCCGCACCCTCTTCATGCAGGAAATGATTGAACGCGGGGTCATCGCACCGTCATTCGTCGTCAGCTATTCGCATAGCGAGCAGGACATCGATCATACGGTTGAAGCGGCCGCAGATGCCTTGCGCATTTACCGGCGGGCGCTTGCGGATGGCCCGGAGAGGTACATCAAAGGGCGACCGGTGAAACCCGTCTTTCGGCGCTTCGCCTGATCCGGAATTCGAATGCTGAACGCTCGTCCCCACTCATTAAGCTAATCCGAGGTTGGCCAAGAAATCCTGAGCATACCAGCGTGTCCTCTGCAGCTCCTCGACCTGGCAAGGAGCTGATGGAGACTAACTCTCGATTAACCTGGGGAAGCGACTCCCACCTGATCGGATGTAAGATGAAACAGGGGCGCACAAGCCTAATGAATAGGACGCTCAAGCTCAGCAGCGAGTTGCTGATCATGCTGGCCTGGCGTGAGATCGCGATCAGGTACAAGCAGTCGGTAATGGGATTTTTCTGGGCGATCCTGATGCCCTGCCTGATCGTCGCGGCCGGTCTGCTAGTCCGTGGGGGCATGGCGCATCTGTCCGGCACCCAACTCCAAAAGGACAGTGTTGCAGCCATCATGGTGAAGTCTTTGCCATGGGCCTTCATCATCAGCTCGCTGCGCCTCTCCACCAACAGCCTGACGGCAAACAGCAATCTCGTTACGCGCGCTAACTGCCCGCGCATCGTGTTTCCTCTATCCTCGGTTCTGTCCGCCCTGTTCGACTTCGGGATCGCTGCCATAGCTCTGATCATCGTACTGGCGGTGCTAAGCACGCCGGTTACCGTTCACCTCCTTTGGGTCGGCCCGCTGATGCTGTTGCTAGTGCTATTGGTTAGCGGCATGGGCATCGCCCTGGCAACGGCCAACCTCTTCTTCCGCGATGTGAAGTATATCGTCGAGGTTCTGCTGACGTTCTCCATCTTCTTTACTCCGGTCCTGTATGAGGCCGACATGTTGGGTAAGTGGCGCACGTGGGTCCTGCTGAATCCATTCGCGCCGCCGCTGGAAGGTTTGTATTCAGCGGTGGTGCGCGGGCGCATGCCCGATCTGGTCTGGATCGCCTACAGCGCTGTCGTTTCGCTGGTCGTGGCGGGCTGCGCCTGGCTGCTGTTCCGGCGTCTCGAACCTTCGTTTGCTGATTGCATCTGAGCCATGGAAGAGGAAATCGCGATCCGGTTCACTGGCGTTTCCAAGCGCTTCCGCCGTGGGGAGATACACGACTCCCTGCGCGACCTGCTGCCGTCCCTCGCTCACCGCATGCTTGGTCGCCGCCGAACGGGTGCAGCGGACCAACGTGATTTCTGGGCGCTCACCGATATCAACCTGGAAGTACGCCACGGGGAAACACTCGGGGTGATCGGCCACAACGGCGCTGGAAAGAGCACAATGCTCAAGCACCTGGCCGGCATCATGACGCCGACCCGCGGGCATATCGAGGTGGAGGGAAGGCTATCAGCGCTGATCGAGATTGGCGCGGGCTTCCATCCTGATCTCACCGGCCGGGAAAACGTGTTCCTCAGCGGCGTGATCCTGGGAATGAGCCGTGCCGAGGTTGCAGGCAAGTTCGACGCAATCGTGGAATTCTCCGGGCTGGCGTCGTTCATCGATACGGCGGTCAAGCGTTATTCCTCGGGCATGTACGCGCGACTGGGCTTTTCAGTGGCGGCGCACCTAGAACCAGACATCCTGGTCATTGATGAGGTTCTGAGCGTTGGCGACTACGTGTTTCAACAGAAAAGCCTGCAGAAGATGCGGGAGATCGCTAAGAGCGGCGCGACGGTGGTCTTTGTTTCGCACAACCTGAAAGCGGTGTCGGACCTGTGCCAGCGCACCGTCTTGCTTGATCGCGGCAGCATCGT from Terriglobales bacterium carries:
- a CDS encoding ABC transporter permease; this translates as MNRTLKLSSELLIMLAWREIAIRYKQSVMGFFWAILMPCLIVAAGLLVRGGMAHLSGTQLQKDSVAAIMVKSLPWAFIISSLRLSTNSLTANSNLVTRANCPRIVFPLSSVLSALFDFGIAAIALIIVLAVLSTPVTVHLLWVGPLMLLLVLLVSGMGIALATANLFFRDVKYIVEVLLTFSIFFTPVLYEADMLGKWRTWVLLNPFAPPLEGLYSAVVRGRMPDLVWIAYSAVVSLVVAGCAWLLFRRLEPSFADCI
- a CDS encoding glutamate-1-semialdehyde 2,1-aminomutase, with translation MNFENSSILRRKSHALIPGGCHTYAKGDDQYPQLSPGFIVRGKGCHVWDVDGNKFIEYGMGLRAVTLGHAFEPVIEAVREQLGNGVNFTRPASIEVECAEQFLELINTAEMVKFCKDGSDAVDGALRLARAYTGRDMVAICSDHPFFSTSDWFIGTTEMNAGIPEATRRLIVKFRYNDITGLEALFAQHSGKIACVMMEAARIEEPLPGYLEGVKRTAHANGALLVFDEMITGFRWHLNGAQGEYGVTPDLSTFGKALANGFSVSALAGRREIMQLGGNDHDRERVFLLSTTHGAETHQLGAAIATMRFYRDYPVVETLYTRGARLRQGFKHAVEENNLVGYVDLVSRDCNLLFGTRDADKRPSQMFRTLFMQEMIERGVIAPSFVVSYSHSEQDIDHTVEAAADALRIYRRALADGPERYIKGRPVKPVFRRFA
- a CDS encoding ABC transporter ATP-binding protein, producing MEEEIAIRFTGVSKRFRRGEIHDSLRDLLPSLAHRMLGRRRTGAADQRDFWALTDINLEVRHGETLGVIGHNGAGKSTMLKHLAGIMTPTRGHIEVEGRLSALIEIGAGFHPDLTGRENVFLSGVILGMSRAEVAGKFDAIVEFSGLASFIDTAVKRYSSGMYARLGFSVAAHLEPDILVIDEVLSVGDYVFQQKSLQKMREIAKSGATVVFVSHNLKAVSDLCQRTVLLDRGSIVADGPTGDIIQTYLSRERSKLKRVHDAEVEITEVTLSRNGQPAVRFHAGENASVRVAFTARRATQHIAVVISVLDKGLANIFDTSSERLGTAPVNLLAGESCTVDFDLKMHLAVGTFHLGVYLYRYDLEREYDRALPAATFFVEADRDVRGAANLYPAVRSIELDYRGQVTGNRDDRDEAKTKSLASDISPAKTVGVARVGQEEGSHRGP
- a CDS encoding PIG-L deacetylase family protein; this translates as MSGNSMLKLSLGSQNQPLRLLCIGAHSDDLEIGCGGTVLQWLDTFKQVEVAWVVFSAPGQREAEARVSANALLKNAKRVNLVLRNFRDGHFPAHFSEIKELFEEIKASESPDIILTPRLEDRHQDHRLIAEITWQTFRNHLILEYEIPKYEGDLGQPNFFVLLSSKVCKRKLKHLMKHFGSQRAKAWFTEDTFTSILRLRGLESNAAEKFAEAFYCRKLVI